A portion of the Candidatus Uhrbacteria bacterium genome contains these proteins:
- a CDS encoding aspartate aminotransferase family protein: MTGEPAWRWPEKPANLETVRELVQTIGSPYETTPPPFCYPGTPLRRELADLAGPLLVRHLNAIGTHTHGEAQGDSWSFAEGEGGFEQIQRMEAEAVWMVASVMGGVPATVDGFFCGGGTEANLQGMWIGREYLQSKIADPFEVGTAILVAPTAHYSVYKGAQLLDIARAHWEKCPRCGRKHCFESKPRHGQIFHVRLRADGAMDPEHLMETIRSLEGGGYRRFLVVATVGVCLTGAVDPVEEIAHLLRERDNCYLHVDASFGGFTVPFMAPEIRFGFDLPAVRSIAVDADKMGGVPYPAGIFLCRKGLQGLVTQDVAYVNGHADDTLPGSRSAVSPVLAWYLMRSLGVSGQRAFVKKCIGARDLLRGLLMDRFDGDERIRFWPYHKATPFLPLEVNIEDGAIPEYLRQGDGPLAPYHLRSDHIERLDGSGRDPNACPATVYKLCLMPHTIPHLERFVWDLKRAMS, encoded by the coding sequence ATGACAGGAGAACCTGCCTGGCGCTGGCCCGAGAAGCCAGCAAATCTCGAGACAGTCCGTGAACTCGTCCAGACCATCGGCTCCCCCTACGAGACGACCCCGCCCCCCTTCTGCTATCCGGGCACCCCGTTGCGGCGGGAGCTCGCGGACCTCGCAGGCCCCCTGCTCGTCCGGCACTTGAACGCGATCGGCACGCACACGCACGGAGAAGCGCAGGGCGATAGCTGGTCGTTCGCCGAGGGCGAAGGCGGCTTCGAGCAGATCCAGCGTATGGAGGCCGAGGCTGTCTGGATGGTGGCCAGTGTGATGGGCGGAGTGCCCGCCACGGTGGACGGTTTCTTCTGCGGCGGCGGCACCGAAGCCAACCTGCAGGGGATGTGGATTGGACGGGAGTACCTGCAGAGCAAGATCGCGGATCCCTTCGAGGTTGGCACCGCCATCCTCGTGGCTCCGACGGCGCACTACTCCGTCTACAAGGGCGCCCAGCTCCTCGACATCGCCCGCGCGCACTGGGAGAAATGCCCGCGCTGTGGGCGGAAGCACTGCTTCGAGAGCAAGCCGCGCCACGGCCAGATCTTCCATGTGCGCTTGCGCGCTGACGGGGCGATGGACCCCGAGCACCTCATGGAGACCATCCGGTCTCTCGAGGGCGGCGGGTACCGACGCTTCCTCGTCGTCGCCACCGTGGGGGTTTGCCTCACCGGCGCCGTGGACCCTGTCGAGGAGATCGCACACCTGCTCCGGGAACGGGACAACTGCTACCTGCACGTGGATGCCTCCTTCGGCGGCTTCACGGTCCCTTTCATGGCGCCCGAGATCCGCTTCGGCTTCGACCTTCCCGCCGTGCGCTCCATCGCGGTGGACGCCGACAAGATGGGCGGCGTGCCCTACCCTGCCGGCATCTTCCTCTGCCGGAAGGGCCTTCAGGGACTCGTGACCCAAGACGTCGCGTACGTGAACGGACACGCGGACGACACTCTTCCCGGGTCGCGTTCGGCCGTCTCGCCCGTGCTCGCGTGGTACCTCATGCGCAGTCTCGGCGTGTCGGGCCAGCGCGCGTTCGTGAAGAAGTGCATCGGGGCGCGCGACCTTCTGCGCGGACTCCTCATGGATCGCTTCGACGGCGACGAACGCATCCGGTTCTGGCCGTACCACAAGGCCACGCCGTTCCTGCCGCTTGAGGTGAACATCGAGGATGGCGCCATCCCCGAGTACCTGCGCCAGGGAGACGGCCCGTTGGCCCCCTACCACCTGCGCAGCGACCACATCGAGCGACTCGATGGCAGCGGCCGCGACCCCAACGCGTGCCCAGCCACTGTCTACAAGCTCTGCCTCATGCCTCACACGATCCCTCACCTTGAACGGTTCGTGTGGGACCTCAAGAGAGCCATGAGCTAG
- the trpS gene encoding tryptophan--tRNA ligase produces the protein MSAQIVLSGIRATGRLHIGNYLGAIRFFAELAEKPDYRCFFFIANLHTLTTREESEAIEADMREIVRWYLAAGIDPARHVIYAQSSVPEITELTWLLMCLVGMGELDRLPHFKEKRDEMAAGGNPPNAGIYTYPVLMAADILAPSAHLVPVGEDQHPHVELARTLARRFNKMVGEELFPVPDLMDGPGVRVPGLKGTGKMGKSHPESTISLDETPDVIMKRCRRADKKLPPTPSLPDPVEPRVGASPGEPEICRVFQLHTLLPGDVTRELQLRNACKSGDIECGACKTDLGDRIVNLLAPLQERYRAIKAQGDDYIEAILHDGGRRAREHIAPTVARAKHLMGVRGV, from the coding sequence ATGTCCGCACAAATCGTCCTCTCCGGGATCCGCGCCACCGGGCGCTTGCACATCGGCAACTACCTGGGCGCCATCCGCTTCTTCGCGGAACTCGCAGAGAAGCCCGACTATCGGTGCTTCTTCTTCATCGCCAACCTCCACACGCTCACGACGCGCGAGGAGTCCGAGGCGATCGAGGCAGACATGCGCGAGATCGTCCGCTGGTACTTGGCCGCCGGGATCGACCCCGCGCGGCACGTCATCTACGCGCAGAGCTCGGTCCCCGAGATCACGGAGCTCACGTGGCTGCTCATGTGCCTGGTGGGCATGGGCGAGCTCGACCGGCTTCCCCACTTCAAGGAGAAGCGCGACGAGATGGCCGCGGGCGGCAATCCGCCCAACGCCGGCATCTACACCTACCCCGTCCTGATGGCGGCCGACATCCTGGCCCCCTCGGCGCACCTCGTGCCCGTGGGCGAGGACCAGCACCCGCACGTGGAGCTGGCGCGCACGCTTGCGCGCCGGTTCAACAAGATGGTGGGCGAGGAACTCTTCCCCGTCCCCGACCTGATGGATGGCCCCGGCGTGCGCGTCCCGGGCCTCAAGGGTACGGGCAAGATGGGAAAGAGCCATCCCGAGAGCACCATCAGTCTGGACGAGACGCCCGACGTGATCATGAAGCGGTGCCGGCGCGCCGACAAGAAGCTGCCGCCGACCCCGTCTCTGCCCGACCCGGTGGAGCCGCGCGTCGGCGCCAGTCCGGGAGAGCCCGAGATCTGCCGCGTCTTCCAGCTCCACACGCTCCTGCCGGGCGATGTCACGCGCGAGCTGCAACTCCGCAACGCCTGCAAGAGCGGAGACATCGAGTGCGGAGCGTGCAAGACGGACCTCGGCGATCGGATCGTCAACCTCCTCGCCCCCCTGCAGGAGCGCTACCGGGCCATCAAGGCCCAGGGCGACGACTATATCGAGGCCATCCTGCATGACGGCGGGCGGCGGGCGCGCGAGCACATCGCTCCCACGGTGGCGCGCGCAAAGCACCTCATGGGCGTACGGGGTGTCTGA
- a CDS encoding BtpA/SgcQ family protein — MNSCLSPQVIGMVHFSPLNGDPAYPGEKILFDRALADIHALQNGGVDAIMFENNFDNPKFEILPKEQAESFSLLVERLLPKVKLPWGVSALWNDYRLALSLCQKFGGVMVRVPVFADQVETVYGIFDGHPEDVLSFRSSIGADHVKIYVDVQVKHARLTQPRPLAESIADTVSYPIDGIILTGSWTGDPPSVEDCQLARSLAPRHMEVLTGSGMTSENIGAFLPYMQGCIIGTAFKEVKGPQKSGPNVVGPEVRYDPERVQGFMQKIRWHT, encoded by the coding sequence ATGAATTCTTGTTTGTCACCACAAGTTATTGGGATGGTGCACTTTTCCCCTCTGAATGGCGATCCGGCCTATCCAGGTGAAAAGATTCTTTTTGATCGAGCTCTCGCTGATATCCACGCCCTGCAAAATGGCGGAGTAGATGCCATCATGTTTGAGAATAATTTTGACAACCCAAAGTTTGAAATACTTCCCAAAGAACAGGCAGAGTCTTTTTCTTTACTTGTCGAGCGACTTCTTCCGAAAGTGAAGCTTCCATGGGGAGTGAGTGCTCTGTGGAATGATTATCGTCTGGCACTTTCTCTTTGCCAAAAGTTCGGCGGGGTGATGGTGCGCGTTCCGGTGTTTGCCGACCAAGTTGAGACGGTCTACGGGATCTTCGATGGACATCCAGAAGACGTTCTGTCATTCCGGTCGTCTATCGGCGCGGATCATGTAAAGATTTACGTAGACGTGCAAGTGAAGCATGCACGATTGACACAACCCCGCCCGCTTGCCGAATCCATCGCTGACACTGTTTCTTACCCGATTGACGGCATCATTCTTACGGGGTCTTGGACAGGCGATCCACCGTCGGTGGAGGATTGCCAGCTTGCACGCTCTCTCGCTCCACGTCACATGGAAGTACTGACAGGAAGTGGCATGACGAGTGAAAATATCGGCGCTTTTCTTCCGTACATGCAGGGTTGTATTATTGGGACGGCGTTTAAAGAAGTAAAAGGACCCCAAAAGAGTGGGCCAAATGTTGTCGGGCCAGAGGTGCGTTACGATCCAGAACGAGTACAGGGGTTTATGCAAAAGATCCGGTGGCATACTTAG
- a CDS encoding succinylglutamate desuccinylase/aspartoacylase family protein: MNLPAYFWHVHSNNPSGGPKVMVLGGTHGDEHTGLWVVHHLLKKFGIEGAPCGSYQANGMLGDLYIGIGNPEAVLRGVRGVSIEKDLNRCFEPMVMDSPANTFHDVMRARELFPLLCQMDYLFDIHAVSNPKASPFVCFGKMTPEHRRLCDLIPVRHILTDPDNILPTDDPGSQMLSTTDAVVDRNGGTAITYETGFQSDASKLPRAIRVLVRLLCGEGAGVIDDRLARHILKGVKYVRPTMPDQRVFALTHCLVARSTDLGFEHGKKSMLKNWHPVCKGERYGRYTDDGEVVLIPADGFIVFPTKPDRMKPNKAMVYIARAL, from the coding sequence ATGAATCTTCCCGCTTACTTCTGGCATGTGCACAGCAATAACCCAAGCGGCGGGCCCAAGGTCATGGTCTTGGGCGGCACGCATGGGGATGAGCACACGGGACTCTGGGTCGTCCATCATCTGCTCAAGAAGTTCGGCATCGAGGGCGCGCCCTGCGGTTCGTACCAGGCCAATGGGATGTTGGGCGATCTCTACATCGGGATCGGCAACCCAGAGGCGGTTCTGCGCGGCGTGCGCGGTGTCTCCATCGAGAAGGACCTGAACCGGTGCTTCGAACCGATGGTCATGGACAGTCCGGCCAACACGTTCCACGATGTCATGCGGGCGCGGGAACTCTTCCCGCTCCTCTGTCAGATGGACTACCTCTTCGACATCCATGCCGTGAGCAACCCCAAAGCCTCACCCTTCGTCTGCTTCGGCAAGATGACGCCCGAGCACCGGCGGCTGTGCGACCTCATTCCGGTCCGGCACATCCTCACGGACCCCGACAACATCCTGCCCACGGACGATCCGGGAAGCCAGATGCTCTCGACGACCGACGCGGTCGTGGACCGCAACGGCGGGACGGCGATCACCTACGAGACCGGCTTCCAGAGCGATGCATCCAAGCTCCCGCGGGCGATCCGTGTGCTCGTGCGGCTCCTGTGCGGGGAAGGGGCAGGGGTGATCGACGACCGTCTTGCACGGCACATCCTCAAGGGCGTCAAGTACGTGCGCCCTACGATGCCCGATCAACGCGTGTTCGCGCTGACCCATTGCCTCGTTGCCAGGAGCACAGACCTCGGGTTCGAGCATGGGAAGAAGAGCATGCTCAAGAACTGGCACCCTGTGTGCAAGGGGGAGCGCTACGGACGCTACACGGATGATGGAGAGGTCGTCCTCATTCCGGCGGACGGGTTCATCGTTTTTCCCACGAAGCCCGACCGGATGAAGCCCAACAAGGCGATGGTCTACATCGCCCGTGCACTCTAG